The sequence GCAGTAAATTGTGGAGCTTGGTTTGTCTTTGAAGTCGTGCCTGTGTGACATTTCTTTACCACAGATGTGAAAAAATGTGTTTACCAATGCCTTGGGTTTCTACTGTATTTCCATACCAAAACAATACTTATTTTGATACCTTATTTTCAGaaaatgattgtgattggtctACAACTTTaagttttgaaatgtattaacaatATTATATGGACTGCCAGGAAGTTTTTTTTAACAGtcatggtccccagaggatgTCTCCTAAAGGCTTTGGTGAGTCAAATTTATGATTTATAAGTATTGAACGGGTTGCCATTATATTTACTACGGATGATGATATGCACATCACAACCGTCCAGTTGTCCAATACTACAAACCTAATGACACTCCGACAATAAGGACCCGCCTCAACTCTACTTTGTGTATAGAGTTACTCAGAAAATGTTAATTgccatgctatatttgaataatatattgtagggccatacctatataaggtatatttatatgtattttttcaaaataccaaacagatcatgcattttagccatgcctcattttgctctattttcctctcctccaccttgtctttgcatgcgctgcagctgaccacgcccccctgcaaaggagggggccgagttatgagcgtcatgttaccatgctattACCATaccacggcaacctctcattcccctgataggtgtagagttggccatataggcggagctcctcgtcactgacgtcagactattttcaaatctgtatcagatccgttgcagccccgtttttagagatttgggtatggaggaaaagagagacggttgtgttttctgacacttggtgagttccctgacacaacggggacacatattcaattataaaagacgtacaaaagtgcattttgcatgataggtcccctttaagttaacATATGGATATAAATATTAAACCTGCTTAACATCAGCATGTAAGAATCATCTTAACACAAGCAGCCATTTGGCTTACCATATGTAAAAAGATGTTGAGGGAAGAAAATATAAACACAAACcaatataaaacacataatTAAAAGAATTAAGATAACTCAAATGAAAACATATCTTGAGTAAGATTTAACATCTAATACATATTAATATTCTTTACTGGATACTGAatggccaacccagtctcacggcatttcgtgttcaccaacacgatttttaatcttgattcgtgttcaccaacacgatttgcccctttttttcgtgttgcacagcacggttttaaaagcaatgtatttctactgcctgcagcacgtctttttctccggtcgggtcgaggaagaccggaagctgtgtggttcataaaaacatgttcttactcaatatcaatccacagttattgcttttatttgaaatcgtataatttcggacttttgttgccgtctgtgagggaaataaatggggctcagagcctcaggatactgaaatctgtattttttaaatctttttttccttctaatttgttattcttttcaaaataacacactgttatttactcaccaataacaatcaattatccttgcttttatttattggtttaattccataatctctagcttttttggcgtccgtcaggaactgaatttcaaaataaaaataaccggaaacagacgtaggcatttcgagcgattacccaagatcctcagctatggttttaagctcgcttattggatgttttatccggaatgcatgctgggatttggtgtttatatgatatgaaatccggaaaacattttaaaagaataaaataatacttaattccgagtgttcttgcttttctctttgaaagtcatcacataacggcattgtaatacacggttcggctgcattgtatattacagatctgccgtagttctttatttatagagccctgatgagaagacctttggaaaaactgagaaaatgccgccgaaactgaatacttgacgtgaatcataaatatattcaacaattaaacaacatcttcaatttctcttcacacaatacgtctccttgcagtatcaacactaattcggctgacttttacatttgatctaattcacagataggttatatttacaccataacggtgcacagctgatataaaaggactgtagtttttaaagatattactgattttctttgaatgtaagaatgtaaatactgagtctgaaatagtatagcaatatgctgtaaaattatgtgaaagcatgaataaaacgtgtcctacactaataatacaaagttattatggctgtgtgtaccttgtgtacaccgcctagtggttaaaccacgttattgaattattgtttttatgtgttaacttataatataacacataaaaacaataatgtactcttaatatttttttcatcaaatattatttgaatatttgaataaaaatatgaagagtacatactttcatagggggaaagtagaaggtctgtgatagaaatatagaatataaaaaatcaagaagatactataagtgatctctacaataaaacagtttagcgcaggatgtacaaagatattaataggaggaggtgcaaaacagaaaaacgaattaacctttatttaaacattaaataacagattaaggtattcttttaaataagaaaaaaactttgggggtatctatctacagataaatattaagcctgacaaagtacttaacgtctaatatattgctttcctgcaatgttaactatgttgaagcacttattttaactgatattatacatatgaattatactcttatgtatgtagatagaataagaaatgtgcagaatatgaatatgtttaatggtggaggtacacacatattgatagatgtcttgtaatgcactgttgaggaacctgtgacccaagtgtttcattcattgcataactacaccgtagttgtgtatctgatatgtcaataaacctttgaaaatcttgaaagggatgtgcaaaatagccataatatacagtctttaattaactattagtagagaataacgagtaatgaatatactttattactcgtttccattcatgtcaattgcagatatatatttagtcttctcaagcaccaactgaagagtttatcgccggccactagagggcagcatcactgctgtcgctgcccggatatgccgtgctttgacccggtagtgcctagcggccattttagttcacatgttgttcattcactccgcctcgagttgagacgttgatccactcactcatgtaagactgtttccactactgtttagtgtgtctttaatatatgtaattgaatatatatgtattggtcatgacatgcatgtatgtaatactttgtcagcttatcctgcggcattgctctgtttcagggttTCAGGGTCGTCATCTTTGTCATtaaagtaccaagactgacattgaggagtgtgtttctttatGACGACACCATGGTCGTTGTTGGATGCCCTGTCCCCGGCTGCGAGTTCGAATCCCAAGACTTGTCTGAAGCACTCGTCATTGCTATATTGACGATTCATGGATTTAGCCACCAGCACGCAGCGCCTGTCATGGCAGCGCCAGCCCAGGCCCCAGACAGCGGCTGACGGATGCCTCGGCCACCTCCTCCAACTCATCGAGCAGGAGGGTGGGATTGACGTAAATGACCCTGCCCTGGCGAGTCTGTCATCGGTCTGTGAGTCCATCTACACACAGGACGGCGTCCTGCTCTATCGGGACCGCATCGTGGTCCCCCCATCCCTCCGTGGGAGAGTCCTTCAGCATCTCCATGCCGCCCACCAGGGAACCTCAGCATGCCCGAGCCATAGTTTACTGGCCCGGGATGTCCGGGGACATTCAGGACACCAGGGACGGATGTGCAGACTGCAACCGCAATGCTCCGTCACAGGCGGCTACACCCCCCCTGCCGTCCTCACCCCCGTCCACGCCATTTGAGGCGGTGTTTGCTGACTTCTTCGACTATGGGGGCCGCCACTACCTAGTTGTCGGGGACCGTCTCTCGGGCTGGGTAGAGGTCCTGAGCTCTACGGCGGGTACTGCCCTGGTGGGCTCAGCTGGCCTGGTCCAACACCTCCGTTCATTCTTCGCCACCTTCGGCGTACCGGAGGAGCTCTCGAGCAATGGTGGTCCGGAATTCAAGACGAGCCACACTGAGGACTTCCTCTGCTTATGGCACGTCAAACACCGTGTGTCGTCCGTTAGCTTCCCGCAGTCGAATGGGAGGGCAGAAGTTGCAGTTAAGACCGCTAAGCGCCTCCTGATGTCCAACACCGGCCCGTCGGGCGGCCTTGATCAGGACCGCTTCCTGCGTGCTATGCTGCAGCTGCGAAACATGCCTGACCCCGACTGCAACCTCTCGCCAGCGCAGATCATCTTCGGCCGCCCCCTTCGTGGCTCGCTCTCCTTCGTGAACCGCCTCGAGAAGTTCTCGAACCCGCACATCCGCCTGCTATGGCGCGAGGCATGGGTGGCGAAGGAGGATGCCCTTCGGACCCGTATGTCCCGTACCACCGAGTCCCTGGGGACTCACTCAAGACCGCTCCGCCCATTGGCACTCGGCGAAAGGGTATTCCTCCAGAACCAGCAAGGCCCCCATAAATGGGACAGGTCAGGGATCGTGGTGGAGTCGCCGGGCCACGACCAGTATCGGATCAGGGTTGACGGTTCGGGACGTTTGACACTGCGCAACCGGCGCTTCCTCCGTGCCTATACGCCGGCCACAACCTGTGCCCGTGAGCAGCCGGCTGCGCCCTTGCCGCCGCCCGCTGCTCTGGACCATCAGCCCCCACCTATCCACCCGGGCTGGGCGACGCCCCAGGGGATCGCTCAGCGGCCGGCTGTTGGACCCTGCGACTCGGCTATGGGCGCTTCCCCACCGGCACCTGCTGGTGAGGCGTCCTCTGACCTCACCGTTCCTACGGGTGCCTTCCTGGGTGCACCGGTGCCACAGTCGCCGCCGATGCTGCCCCAGCCTACTCGGCCAGGCCGCGTGAGGAGGCCGCCTGCACGTTACGAGCCCGAGTCCGGCAGCTGGATTTAGACCGTTAACCTATTTCGTCCCATAGTTTTCCGGTCTGGGGGGGATGAAGTGTTTATCGCCGGCCACtagagggcagcgtcactgctgtcacttcccggatatgccgtgctttgacccggtagtgcctagcggccattttagttcacatgttgttcattcactccgcctcgagttgagacgttcatccactcactcatgtaagactgtttccacagggcgactgtggctgcgagggagtgcggtcgtctttcaaccagaaggttgtgggttcgatcccagcccatgcagtcaacatgtcgatgtatccttgggcaagatacttaaacttgagttgctcccgatggcatggccaacggtgtgtgaatgtgtgtgaatgttaggtcctagagcaagtggtactgctctgtatgaatgggtgtgaatgggtgaatgacatgtagtatgtaaagtagTGCTATAGCGACGCCTCGacgtcgacttcaaaatatcgtcgacgacatatttccgcgtcgacgcgtcgctacacacacgatggtcacccaaagcaacaagtagttcgcaatcgcacttcaaacacaatggagactgaaacggctaccacctcctcctcacaggattgccttacgaagccctcaaacgaaaacatctcgccctaggtcttcaaaagcatgggaatattttaaagttagtccaaaacgcaaagatattgtcatttgcagtctttgccaaatggagttggcatatcacacaagcacaacggctatgttggaacatttaaagcggcagctagctgtggtggctaccattagcagctagcatttgctctccgatttttacataaaaatggaattatggattataaattcaatcatttttttatacatagacgttaaaaacctatggattaactgattcagccgcgttttttctcattttaatgccattgaacacgtcttttgatcagattgacagctacggtggtgagacgatctccctaaaagttctgtaaaggtacgtgttgtgatgactgtatttgcttcccctgtcgtgagtccggatcactcagtgatgatactatatacctacataatctgtggagtctcagctttaatcggatatcttgtatgtgcagctacgatgagtaataagggtacttttatcttgagttctgtgccaatgcccgttagcatttttcgctcatgggtcatttagatgcttcttatgagacttgtgttttgttttggtaaacatcgtttgtatcgtcagttagctgagattatttccgttaatctggtataacacattaataggttcttaaatattaagatcccctgagacacagtatcgtgaattttttttttttacattacgttttttatgaattgaacaacagaaaaataatcgttagattagtcgactaatcgatcaaataatcgcccgattaatcgttttcgaaataatcgtttccccccagcactaatgtaaagtgctttgaggggtcgtaaagactggataaagcgctatataagtacagttcaTTTACCATCATTTACCATTTTGctgtttagtgtgtctttaatatatgtaattgaatatgtgtattggtcatgacatgcatgtatgtaatactttgtcagcttatcctgcggcattgctctgtttcagggtgtcgtcatctttgtcattaaagtaccaagactgacattgaggagtgtgtttcttcaccaactatcaaatatctctcctgattgttggcacttgacaatcaccttacctgaattttactcaggtcacgtgtaactaaagtctgatttaagggttgtttatatttcacataattaatcagaatctgcaaagtaactcaaataaatgcagtggagtaaaaataccaggttaacctctgaattgtcgtggagtagaattacaaagtaacaatgagctgtcatgtgggtatatattaatgctgcgcattatggacacaagcgattttcacccatttattaattatatgttttacatttgataacaccaatgtgtttaatactggcaacttctaattgtggggaaaacgttcagtagagacgtacCATAGaatattttgcgaaacacaatagccagcatgtgtagttctgggggggtgttcgatgccagttttggatagtctggcgtggtttcgttccatttcacacagctgtttgacactctgcgtaaccttacggggactgtagtcctaaacgatagctggggattatgggtagtgtagtgtcttcggccatcctaaattcAGAAAtcttgacaatcgcaatgatgctcgaaatgtcccttataggcctacgtctgtttccggttatttttattttgaaattcagttcctgacggacaccaaaaaagcccgagattatggaattaaaccaataaataaaagcaaggataattgtgtgttattggtgagtaaataacacggtgttattttgaaaagaataacgaattagaaggaaaaaaatatttaaaaatacagatttccatattctgaggctctgagccccatttattgtctgagccccatttattttcctcacagacggcaacaaaagtccgaaattatacgatttaaaataaaagcaataattgtggctagatattgagtaagaacatgtttttatgaaccacacagcttctggtctcccacgacccgaccggagaaaaagacgtgctgtcactacccgatccgtccccctgcccgatcggtactgcgcatgtgcgaggtggtccgccatattggacaactccggacggcaacacaagatggacacttgacacagtggcttttagcaaagctcaaaaagaaaactcgagaaagatgagttattgttattacaacgtgacttcactattatttaacaactctttttatggggttcttttatttagggttaagtacattgtcagaataagtgagaaatgaatttaacttctgttagatagccatatgccatacatttttccatacattcacagtaaatatgtattcagtatgatagctgtctaacagaagttacattaacttctcacttattctgacaatgtacttaacccaaaataaaagaacccaataaaaagagttgttaaataatagtgaagtcacgttgtaataacaataactcatctctctcggtttttctttttgagctttgctaaaagccactgtgtcaagtgtccatcttgggttgccgtccggacttccggaccacctcgcacatgcgcagtaccgatcgggcagggggacggatcgggtagtgacacgtGCTGCTGGCAGtagaaatgcattgcttttaaaatcgtgctgtgcaacacgaaaaaaaggggcaaatcgtgttggtgaacacgaatcaatagattaaaaatcgtgttgctgaacacgaaatgccgtgagactgggttggaatggCGCTAAAGGAGAAATCAGAAGAGTGATTAGGGTTCATGTTTGTAACAAATTTCATGCATTAGTTGTTAAAACCTTTAACTTAAAACCACCATTACATAGAATTCCTTGTAATAGTTGTTGGGATATTTCAGGTCTAGACCAATGGTGAATAGACAGACCACAGGCAAAAGTAAAAAATGACAGTGTAAATTGGTTAATTATATAATGCAACTGAAGTGAGTTAAATAATTGGACAACATTTGTATTGACGCTAATGACTTATTCCACTCTTTTCTTATTGTGGAAATGTTTATGTCATGACCTGGTTCACAGCCCACTCAGCAGCGGTATTGTAAGCTTTCTGTCTGTCAGCTTCCTGTAGTTATGATTAATGGCTGTCCTGATAAGTGAGGTTGACGTAGCAATGTCGTGTACAGTCAGGTCCACCCTGGACCCATTTGACGTAGAGTCACTGTGCCTGTGTGTTCAGGTCTATACATGGCAAAACACTTGTTAAACAAAGGATTTCCTGAGAACAAGAGGCAGACTGACTCACCTGTAACACTCTCATCCATCAGCGCAGTCAGTCTCACTGAGCGATTTAAGCTTGCCAGAAAGAGAACAGCAGGGTATTATGAAATACCTTGAGTAACAAAATTAAATAACGatttttaaatataacaatgGCAAATGAATCGCTTCATGAAAGTTATAGATTctgttatttaaaatgtataaatcttttttttttgtcaatGTATTCACAACctctgaaaagagtcccaagtttaaaaacacaaaatcttgacaatgaatactacgcCGTCATTTATCaatgacaatgcaaacaacaggaaggtctcccctaatcccatgtattttggcatgaatgtcataagcataccatagaatgtaattatgaagtgcaatacccacaatccctacagggtcgtaacgtcacagaagataccttttagagagtttctaaattgttcagtatgcagataaatatttgttttacaatagaaacatttttctccataaatgttcccacatgtgagcatcaactttaaatcttttgtcaacaaataaaaaacatcttaatttcctttaggataacattttgtttataacaccactacattaacaataagcataggaaaatgataactgtcaacatttaagattgtgcttttactctttatttaatcagatctatttcacattgaaagttacatcttgcattttatgaaaagtaaaggtttcgaatcattgtatgacttaagtacactagaaaataaattaaagatgtgcaacaactgtatcagtaattaaaatgatataacttatgtacagggttgggagggctacttgccaaaaacacaaccagtaacttaatgtgagtatcaagatataaaagtaatgtaacgtgataactttatttttgttttggattacctcaatatcaaatgcaatgcaaataaacacaggagagaagaactattaatatgatttttttacttaaaatgtataata is a genomic window of Pseudochaenichthys georgianus chromosome 4, fPseGeo1.2, whole genome shotgun sequence containing:
- the LOC117445898 gene encoding uncharacterized protein translates to MTLPWRVCHRSVSPSTHRTASCSIGTASWSPHPSVGESFSISMPPTREPQHARAIVYWPGMSGDIQDTRDGCADCNRNAPSQAATPPLPSSPPSTPFEAVFADFFDYGGRHYLVVGDRLSGWVEVLSSTAGTALVGSAGLVQHLRSFFATFGVPEELSSNGGPEFKTSHTEDFLCLWHVKHRVSSVSFPQSNGRAEVAVKTAKRLLMSNTGPSGGLDQDRFLRAMLQLRNMPDPDCNLSPAQIIFGRPLRGSLSFVNRLEKFSNPHIRLLWREAWVAKEDALRTRMSRTTESLGTHSRPLRPLALGERVFLQNQQGPHKWDRSGIVVESPGHDQYRIRVDGSGRLTLRNRRFLRAYTPATTCAREQPAAPLPPPAALDHQPPPIHPGWATPQGIAQRPAVGPCDSAMGASPPAPAGEASSDLTVPTGAFLGAPVPQSPPMLPQPTRPGRVRRPPARYEPESGSWI